Proteins from one Bombyx mori chromosome 25, ASM3026992v2 genomic window:
- the LOC101739917 gene encoding mitochondrial GTPase 1, which yields MSARFDGALHKFRQQCPYVSKDLLRWFPGHMNKGLKQMQRKLKSVDCVIEVHDARIPFTGRNPIFTSTLTGAKPHILVLNKRDLVITSLIPRIKDQLKAEQNVDNVVFTNSKDQFCRGLKTIKPLMVDLIKNSNRYNRSEELEYNVMIIGVPNVGKSSMINMLRSRNISGRHVLPVGAVAGVTRSLMMKMRINNDPCIFMLDTPGILEPSVTNIEMGLKLALCAALQDHLVGEEIIADYLLYWLNKHRKFKYVDFMGLDEPCDDINKVLLSGAIKYNRIRKVRDFDGKVRDVPDLLETSRHIIKAFRTGELGKVILDIDLLENRPSNKQEVLA from the exons ATGTCCGCTAGATTTGATGGGGCCCTACACAAATTTCGACAGCAATGCCCTTATGTGAGCAAAGACCTGCTCCGCTGGTTCCCTGGTCATATGAACAAAGGTCTAAAACAGATGCAACGTAAATTAAAAAGCGTTGATTGTGTCATAGAAGTACACGATGCCAGGATACCTTTTACGGGCCGAAATCCAATCTTCACAAGCACATTGACTGGCGCTAAACCTCACATATTAGTCCTTAACAAGAGGGATTTAGTCATAACATCATTAATTCCTCGAATTAAAGATCAATTAAAAGCTGAACAAAATGTCGACAATGTCGTGTTTACAAACAGCAAAGACCAGTTTTGCCGCGGTCTGAAGACTATTAAACCTTTAATggttgatttaataaaaaattctaatagGTATAACAGAAGCGAGGAACTAGAGTATAATGTTATGATAATTGGAGTTCCAAATGTCGGTAAATCCTCTATGATCAACATGTTGAGATCCAGGAATATTAGTGGAAGGCATGTGCTGCCGGTCGGTGCTGTTGCCGGTGTAACCAGGAGTCTTATGATGAAGATGAGAATAAATAATGACCCCTGTATATTTATGTTAGATACTCCAG GTATCTTAGAGCCATCAGTAACAAATATAGAAATGGGTTTGAAGCTTGCATTGTGTGCTGCACTCCAAGATCATCTCGTAGGCGAGGAGATCATCGCAGATTACTTGCTGTACTGGCTTAACAAGCATAGGAAATTTAAATATGTGGACTTCATGGGCTTAGATGAGCCTTGTGATGATATTAATAAG GTACTCCTCTCCGGCGCTATTAAATACAACCGTATCAGAAAAGTTAGAGACTTTGATGGTAAAGTCCGGGATGTACCGGACCTTCTTGAAACCTCCAGACACATTATTAAAGCCTTCAGGACGGGAGAATTGGGAAAAGTCATTCTAGATATTGACCTGTTGGAGAATAGACCTAGCAATAAACAGGAGGTTCTAGCATAA
- the LOC101736091 gene encoding uncharacterized protein LOC101736091, giving the protein MVLRRRYSKEFGRKATPIPKYFSEITFDESSESETFESETSSYTTYSGESETTTVTTEDTLSMISTPWSSETWDSAVFNSANSEKTLTPKSSTSYGATTPFFSVSSKNTLTLLESAVSLNESHVMKPTIRATQSMSSGTLSSWTLESFTSTGLIDSDILKVEYPWSPCTDMSGTDVYPSSVDTFESRKGSRAAMNTLSKRELFPMNYLCTPHEDTVLDWMLVKNKGICVS; this is encoded by the coding sequence ATGGTACTAAGAAGGAGATACAGCAAAGAGTTCGGCCGTAAGGCCACTCCCATACCGAAATACTTCAGCGAAATAACCTTTGACGAGAGTTCAGAATCGGAAACATTTGAAAGCGAGACTTCATCTTACACGACGTACTCCGGCGAATCTGAAACTACGACTGTAACAACGGAAGACACCTTGAGCATGATCAGTACTCCTTGGAGCAGTGAAACGTGGGACTCTGCCGTTTTCAACAGTGCAAATTCAGAGAAGACGCTAACACCGAAATCTTCCACGTCCTATGGAGCTACGACACCGTTCTTTAGCGTCAGCAGCAAAAACACTTTGACGTTATTAGAATCAGCTGTTTCGCTCAATGAAAGTCACGTGATGAAGCCGACCATTCGAGCGACCCAGTCGATGTCTTCGGGAACTTTAAGTTCGTGGACCCTTGAAAGTTTCACCAGCACGGGTCTCATAGACTCTGATATTCTAAAAGTCGAGTATCCCTGGAGCCCTTGCACTGATATGAGCGGAACTGATGTATACCCTAGTAGTGTAGACACGTTCGAATCTAGAAAAGGTAGCAGGGCTGCAATGAATACTCTCAGCAAGAGAGAGCTATTTCCCATGAATTATTTGTGTACACCGCACGAAGACACTGTTCTAGATTGGATGTTAGTGAAGAACAAAGGGATTTGTGTGTCGTGA